From the Marinomonas sp. THO17 genome, one window contains:
- the uvrC gene encoding excinuclease ABC subunit UvrC, producing the protein MSHSEFDAKHFVSHLTTRPGVYRMYDGQGELLYVGKAKNLKNRVASYFRATGLTTKTMALVSRIHHIEIAVTKSETEALLLEQTLIKQHRPPYNILLRDDKSYPYILLSSHRHPALLFRRGDKSKQGTLFGPFPSGTAVRESLNTMQKVFKVRQCEDSTYANRSRPCLQYQIKRCSGPCVGLISDEEYDADVRHAKMFLQGRNKELTAEISTQMHQAAEEMEFERAAELRDQMIQLKHIQEQQHVHGQSGEADILASIIQPGGLCVHVMMVRNGKVVGSKSHYPKMPLEISAGELLSSFIAQFYLGGAQELPKALILSHEVEDLDALVEGILETTGKKIEITANVRGQRARWLDLAKLNAEQGLQARLTDKRNHFSRITALQKLLGFAEPPAHMECFDISHSSGEATVASCVVFGPEGPDKKRYRSFNIEGVEAGDDYAAMKQALTRRYKRVKSGENPAPDVLLIDGGKGQLSQAEAVLAELGLVDIFLLGVAKGDTRKPGLETLYIGSKEEEVVLPPDSAALHLIQHIRDEAHRFAVKSHRRRRDKKRRHSVLEDIPGIGPNRRKELLTAFGGYQELLSASQEDIAKVKGISAKKAEEIYLHLHKS; encoded by the coding sequence TTGAGCCATTCAGAATTTGATGCAAAACACTTTGTCTCTCATTTGACAACGCGCCCAGGCGTGTATCGCATGTATGATGGTCAAGGTGAGCTCTTGTATGTCGGTAAAGCCAAAAACCTTAAAAACCGTGTTGCCAGTTATTTTCGTGCCACCGGCTTAACCACTAAAACCATGGCCTTGGTGAGTCGTATTCACCATATTGAAATTGCCGTTACCAAGAGTGAAACCGAAGCCCTGTTGCTTGAGCAAACCCTGATTAAGCAGCATAGACCACCTTATAACATCTTACTTAGGGATGATAAATCTTACCCCTATATTTTGCTTTCGAGTCATCGGCATCCTGCATTATTGTTTCGTCGTGGTGATAAATCTAAGCAGGGGACATTATTTGGTCCATTCCCAAGTGGCACAGCGGTAAGAGAAAGCCTAAATACCATGCAGAAGGTATTTAAGGTGCGACAATGCGAAGACAGCACCTATGCCAATCGTTCACGTCCTTGTTTGCAATACCAAATTAAGCGTTGTTCTGGTCCCTGTGTCGGCTTAATTAGCGACGAAGAATACGATGCGGATGTGCGTCACGCTAAAATGTTTCTGCAAGGCCGCAATAAAGAACTGACGGCTGAGATTTCGACTCAGATGCATCAAGCGGCTGAAGAAATGGAATTTGAGCGGGCGGCTGAGCTGCGTGACCAAATGATTCAACTCAAGCATATTCAAGAGCAGCAGCATGTTCATGGGCAATCCGGCGAAGCCGATATTTTAGCCTCCATCATTCAGCCTGGTGGTTTGTGTGTGCATGTGATGATGGTGCGTAACGGTAAAGTGGTGGGCAGTAAGAGTCATTATCCCAAAATGCCATTGGAAATATCGGCAGGGGAGTTGTTGTCATCCTTTATTGCGCAGTTTTACTTAGGTGGTGCACAGGAATTGCCCAAAGCCTTGATTCTAAGTCATGAAGTAGAGGACCTTGATGCCTTGGTGGAAGGCATTTTGGAGACCACAGGCAAAAAAATAGAAATTACTGCCAATGTACGTGGCCAAAGGGCGCGCTGGTTAGATTTGGCGAAATTAAATGCCGAGCAAGGCTTACAAGCGCGATTAACCGACAAAAGAAACCACTTTAGCCGTATAACTGCTTTGCAAAAATTGTTAGGCTTTGCAGAACCGCCTGCTCATATGGAATGTTTCGATATTAGTCATTCCAGTGGTGAAGCAACGGTGGCTTCTTGTGTGGTGTTTGGGCCAGAAGGACCAGATAAGAAACGCTACCGCTCATTCAATATTGAAGGGGTGGAAGCGGGTGATGATTATGCCGCCATGAAACAAGCCCTAACGCGTCGTTATAAACGGGTGAAAAGTGGTGAAAACCCCGCGCCAGATGTGCTCTTGATTGACGGTGGTAAAGGGCAATTGAGTCAAGCGGAAGCCGTGTTGGCCGAACTTGGGCTGGTGGATATTTTCCTCTTGGGGGTAGCCAAGGGAGATACGCGTAAGCCCGGTTTAGAAACCTTATACATAGGCTCAAAAGAAGAGGAAGTGGTGTTGCCACCAGATTCAGCAGCATTGCATTTGATTCAACATATTCGTGATGAAGCACACCGTTTTGCGGTGAAGAGTCACCGCCGACGTCGTGATAAAAAACGACGTCATTCAGTACTCGAAGACATTCCTGGTATCGGACCAAATCGACGCAAAGAATTACTGACAGCTTTTGGAGGGTATCAAGAGTTGTTATCTGCCAGTCAGGAAGACATAGCGAAAGTAAAAGGCATTAGTGCTAAAAAAGCGGAAGAAATTTATCTGCATCTACATAAAAGTTAA
- a CDS encoding DnaT-like ssDNA-binding domain-containing protein: MLEHDYSLPISFSMAAQIGLEETVLLTYLQQQCYAQNTQVLRLDVRVLSGQLSFWTVPILMRVLGSLQLGQLLNFQRQNDIIEVQLTGNKVTAYATNHDATSHHSVSPNSPQASYMSHDTQADSVHEAARAKDDALMEKMDRLHKASRQKNAEFTPQAKTYSTQTPIRQYDTKPIPNKDRRGVTDFDLYLEQKERARQPDQWQPEEATFEQIQQAGIAREFAVELQTEFLLRIKEQRKNVRTWNSEFFKYVKRQWQYKQSDRSSYEGTSDSSTFTKTSREQVSDALSNIHDTDW; encoded by the coding sequence ATGTTGGAACACGATTATTCCTTACCCATCTCCTTTTCCATGGCTGCGCAAATCGGTTTAGAGGAAACTGTGTTGCTGACTTATTTGCAGCAGCAATGTTATGCGCAAAATACACAAGTATTAAGATTGGATGTGCGAGTGCTGAGCGGCCAGTTGTCTTTTTGGACTGTGCCCATCTTGATGCGTGTGTTGGGCAGTTTGCAATTAGGACAATTACTGAATTTTCAGCGTCAAAACGACATAATTGAAGTGCAATTGACCGGGAATAAAGTCACCGCTTACGCTACTAATCATGATGCCACTTCTCATCATTCAGTTTCACCTAACTCTCCGCAAGCCAGCTATATGAGTCATGACACTCAGGCGGATTCTGTCCATGAAGCCGCTCGTGCTAAAGACGATGCTTTGATGGAAAAAATGGATCGCCTGCATAAAGCCTCAAGGCAAAAGAACGCTGAGTTCACACCGCAAGCCAAAACCTACTCAACACAAACGCCAATAAGGCAATATGATACCAAGCCAATCCCCAATAAAGATCGTCGCGGTGTCACGGATTTTGATTTGTATCTTGAACAGAAGGAAAGAGCGCGTCAGCCAGACCAATGGCAACCAGAAGAAGCGACTTTTGAACAAATTCAACAAGCGGGTATTGCAAGAGAATTCGCGGTTGAATTGCAGACAGAATTTTTATTGCGCATTAAGGAACAGCGCAAAAATGTCAGAACTTGGAACAGTGAATTTTTCAAATACGTAAAACGTCAGTGGCAATATAAACAATCGGATCGGTCTTCATATGAAGGAACCTCAGACAGTTCAACATTTACTAAAACCTCTCGAGAACAGGTTAGCGACGCCCTCAGCAACATCCACGACACAGACTGGTGA
- a CDS encoding Bax inhibitor-1/YccA family protein, protein MRYTDALSTTSSQAANKTLRNTYGLLSLTLLFSAFTAGLSMAFNLPHLGLIPTLVGFYGLLFLTYKCQNSAAGLLCVFALTGFMGLTLGPILSAYLSLQNGASLIMSALGMTGLSFLGLSAYALVSKKDFSFLNGFITVGFFVLLFAVIAGFFVQMPALQIFISAGFALFSGAVILLQTSQIVRGGETNYIIATVNLYVSLYNMFLSILSLLGMSSDD, encoded by the coding sequence ATGCGTTACACAGATGCCCTTTCGACAACCTCGTCCCAAGCGGCCAACAAAACGCTCCGCAACACATACGGATTGTTGTCGCTAACCCTATTGTTCAGCGCCTTCACTGCTGGCCTGAGCATGGCATTTAATCTACCTCACCTAGGTTTGATTCCCACCTTGGTGGGCTTTTATGGCTTATTGTTCTTAACTTACAAATGTCAGAACAGTGCCGCTGGTCTATTGTGCGTATTTGCTTTAACTGGCTTTATGGGCCTTACTTTAGGACCAATTTTAAGCGCATACTTAAGCCTTCAGAACGGCGCTAGCTTGATCATGAGCGCACTGGGCATGACAGGACTTTCTTTCCTTGGTTTGTCTGCTTATGCACTGGTTTCAAAGAAGGACTTCAGCTTCCTTAATGGCTTTATCACAGTCGGCTTCTTTGTTCTATTGTTTGCTGTGATTGCAGGTTTCTTTGTGCAAATGCCAGCATTGCAAATCTTCATTTCTGCGGGTTTTGCCTTGTTCTCAGGCGCGGTTATCCTGCTGCAAACCAGTCAAATCGTGCGTGGTGGTGAAACCAACTACATCATTGCTACGGTGAACCTGTATGTCTCTTTGTACAACATGTTCCTAAGCATCTTGTCTTTGCTAGGCATGTCGAGCGACGATTAA
- a CDS encoding replication protein P — translation MKEPQTVQHLLKPLENRLATPSATSTTQTGDYTSEQGATRDSGPSEAEQQTRVLVNMLFARFKAIYTHKFASAYSTPDEVKLAKREWAIALKGFQEPLLAYAVERTKETYAWPPTISEFLKLINTAYKAYGLIDPRSAYLQACACRVDPLTFAWSHPAVYFAAADTGWYKLKSEEERVTWPLFEQAYLKMIDRVIAGERLRVPQVVMIEDKHTFDVAKLVEQIAQALNMAEDDIAPLLYYTQKTLGSGIRKRYREQSQMKLESLGYQGSLPN, via the coding sequence ATGAAGGAACCTCAGACAGTTCAACATTTACTAAAACCTCTCGAGAACAGGTTAGCGACGCCCTCAGCAACATCCACGACACAGACTGGTGATTACACCAGCGAGCAGGGAGCAACGCGAGATTCTGGTCCATCGGAAGCGGAGCAACAGACTCGTGTCTTAGTAAATATGCTGTTTGCGCGTTTTAAAGCCATTTATACGCACAAATTTGCTTCGGCTTACAGTACGCCGGATGAGGTTAAACTCGCCAAGCGAGAATGGGCCATAGCGCTAAAAGGCTTTCAAGAGCCCTTATTGGCTTATGCGGTGGAACGCACTAAGGAAACCTATGCTTGGCCGCCAACCATTTCTGAGTTTCTGAAGCTGATTAATACCGCCTACAAAGCCTATGGCTTGATTGATCCGCGTTCTGCTTATTTGCAAGCTTGCGCTTGTCGAGTGGATCCTTTGACTTTTGCTTGGAGTCATCCCGCTGTGTATTTTGCCGCAGCCGATACCGGATGGTATAAGCTGAAATCAGAAGAAGAACGGGTTACTTGGCCTTTGTTTGAACAGGCCTATTTGAAAATGATTGACCGAGTGATTGCTGGTGAACGTTTGCGTGTACCACAAGTGGTAATGATTGAGGATAAGCATACTTTCGATGTGGCAAAGCTGGTCGAACAGATTGCACAAGCATTAAATATGGCGGAAGACGATATTGCGCCACTTTTATATTACACGCAAAAAACATTGGGTTCTGGTATTCGCAAGCGCTACCGCGAGCAAAGCCAGATGAAGTTGGAATCTCTTGGTTATCAGGGCAGTTTGCCTAACTAA
- a CDS encoding response regulator, with amino-acid sequence MLKVLIVDDHDVVSQGISLVLQDVKNVEVVGVVHSGEEAIATSRATTPDIVLMDVHMPGIGGLGATKEIKRILPKTKVIALTALDDNLYPVKLLEAGASGYVTKGTNSSELLDAISMVAKGEHYISKDIAQRMALSKFSIDEQGSPLGELSDRELQVAQMIVDCKKSSEIAEHLNVSPKTVSTYKTRIFTKLNIDSDVELIHLAVRYSVLGMG; translated from the coding sequence ATGTTGAAAGTGTTAATTGTGGATGACCATGATGTGGTCAGCCAAGGAATTAGCCTCGTTTTACAGGACGTTAAAAATGTAGAAGTAGTGGGTGTGGTGCACAGTGGTGAAGAAGCCATTGCGACGTCGCGAGCGACAACACCTGATATTGTCTTAATGGATGTGCATATGCCAGGCATTGGAGGCTTGGGCGCTACCAAAGAAATTAAACGAATTCTTCCGAAAACCAAGGTTATTGCTTTAACCGCTTTGGATGACAACCTTTATCCCGTTAAATTGCTTGAAGCGGGGGCGTCAGGCTATGTTACTAAGGGGACAAATTCCTCAGAGTTACTGGATGCTATTAGCATGGTGGCTAAGGGTGAGCATTATATTTCCAAAGACATAGCGCAGCGTATGGCCTTGTCTAAGTTTTCCATTGATGAGCAAGGTTCTCCCCTGGGCGAATTATCCGATCGTGAACTGCAAGTGGCACAAATGATAGTGGATTGTAAAAAGTCCAGTGAGATTGCCGAGCATTTGAATGTCAGCCCCAAAACGGTCAGTACTTATAAGACTCGCATCTTTACCAAGTTAAACATCGACAGTGATGTGGAATTGATTCATCTGGCCGTGCGATACAGTGTGCTTGGAATGGGTTAG